The window TGTCCTCCGACAGATGTGAACTTGTGGAGTTTTCTTACCTTAGATGTATAATCTTGATTCTGATTGGCTTATCTTTATTTTCAAAGGCATCAAATGCCAAATTGCAGGAAATAATTGCACAAACTGAGGAAGAGGTGCAGACTTGTGCTCTTGAACTCTTTGCTGTTGTTGATAcagtttcaaaatataaagagtTTGTTACATCAAAAATTGCCACGATGAAGAATGCTCTTGCAGAAACTGCGGGGGCTGTAGCGGATATGCATAAAGCCGGTTTACCTGGGTCTGTTGCAAGCCGGTGATATTAAGCCTCTTATAACAATTACAGTTCTCTCTTTAATTATCTTATGTTTCTTAGTTGTTACTAATATTTagtcaaatataaatatttaggTGTAAATGCCCGGTGCGGGTAAGCATTTACCATCTTTAGTAGCACTCCTAGTCTATGGTTTTGCAATGGTTTACTCGCTTCCCTGATACATTTGACCCAATATCAAGATAGTTTGCTTTACAAATTTTATTGTACAAAGTCTGTGATCCTCTTTTTGGgatagtgaattttatcgaatATTGATGGAGTTGATGCGTAAACAAGGAGTGTTGATAACATAAATAGCTCTATGCTTACAAGATGTAGAAGCATGTGTCCCTTGGTAAGGTCTTAGAAGGGTGAAGCAATTTATTAGACTATTGCTGATAAAATCTCATCCTTAACCACTGGCTTTACCTTTGATTATTAAATTCTCGTAGGATCAGGCTAGACGAAAACAACATTAGTGTTTCTTTTCTGTCAGCCGGTGAGGAGGCTAATATACAATTGACATCGATAATTTCCCCTACAAGATTCTACTAGCAGAAATTTTAATGAGATATCGGAGTAAACTTCAGCTTGCAGGCTTCAAGAGCAAGTTATTAAggattaaaggaaaagttttaAATATAAAACAATGTCGATGTATTCAACAGGTTAAAATGAAAATGGCGTCAGATAAAATGAGATAGGTGGCGCTCGTTGTTACTGTAGCTTCAAATGGAAGGGTTATGTAGGTAGGacattgttaaattttaatttcctCACTCAAAGCAAATTGGCGAAAGTACAGAAAAATGGAAATTGTAGAAATCACTGATGTGCAAAAACTGAACCAGCCAGATATTTTCTTCTAAAACTCTGGAGGAAATGGCCTACTGGATGGAAATGTGTCACACTTTATGATACTGTTTCTAAATTCTGGAGCTCTATCGACTTGACagcaaattttataaaattttaatttcaatTGAATATCCACTTTTGGGGGTACATTTGGTAACTAAATTGAAAAAGGTAAAGCATGATCtttgttcttttttttaaaaaaaaaaattcgttaATGTGTGAGTACTCATCGTATATATGTATTGCAAGTTTGCAACGTTTTCTGTCGGCTGTCACATTCCACGCTTGGACTTTGTAGATAGTGAGAGCTAACAAATTACATGCATCCGGCAAACAACTCCATGCTGAATCTCAACAACCCTTGACAATTAATCTTGACATAGAGCACAAATAAAACATTCAAATATAGGTGTCACAGAAAAGCAGCtcagttttctttttcttagccATAAATGTACTAATCAGACACTGAGCTAGTACAACAAAATTGGAAGTTTTAATATAAATAAGGGCAATTCCTCAAAACCGAAATCAGAATGACACGCAACACATATACTAACTACCATAAAAGCCAAACAAAAGGGAAATAAAACCAAACACAAACTAAACCTTTAAAGAGATAAGAGATTCATATCTTCGGCTGATCATTGTTATCAATCTGTGTACTACCGTTACCTGCTTCAACTTTTACAATTTCATCACTCCTCTGGTTATTATCATCCAGGTCAAGCACATCATCCATCATATCGTCCTCCGCAACATTGATatcctcaacatcctcatcttcATTGTTGCTAACACCAGGGATCTTTCTAGTCTTGGGTCCACTCTCAAGCCTATGACTCTCTAGCTCCTTGTCCATTGTCTCTTGGAGGTTTGCTGGATTTCTGTTGGCTCTCCtttccaaaatatttttccaCTCCCCTTCAGCATTTGCAACATATTGTTCAGCAATTTGTTTCTGGTATAGCGACAAATCCTCTCTCCTTGCAGCTTTCCATTCTTGGAATATCTGAAAAGGAAAAAATGGGTTAAATGATCTGTGAACATGATAATATTTCCTCATATATGTCCAATAATTAATCAGTCTTGAGGtaattttgatgtaatttccAATAGTGTAGTCTTGCATGCTCAGATCAAGAACTGCACagtatcccccccccccccccccaaagaagataaagttgattcaagaactACTTCGAACAACTCAGAATAGGCTGAAGAGTTATGCAGACAAGAaagttcgtgatgtggcatttatGGGGGGTGAGAAGATACTTTTGAATGTTTCACCTATGAAAATCATGATGAGggttgggaagaagggaaaattcCCAACAAACACTGGTGCATTCCCAGAGGAATTCACACTAAAGCTTCAAGGTCACTATATTCCTGTATTCACACAAACATAATTGTCTGCCACCTCAACAAGGGCATTTGATGTGTGCAACTTTTGCATTAGAAGATTTTGCTGCATACAATTTCACAAGTGAATGTTCTATAATGCAACCGACAATGTGCAGGGTGAtatttacctgatcttttttctgCTCAACTAAGTTTGGATCTTCTTCCAATGGTTTGGCAAAAGAATAAAAGATCGGAGGCTCGGCTTTGGTCCTGAAAACATCAAGCCAAAAAGATATAAAGAGAAGTTATGAACTGTTACCAGGATAGATAATTGATCACCCTACACAGCTGCAAGTACGATTTTTTCAGTCATTTAGCAGCTTCAACATTCTGTACATGAACAGAAACTTATCTTCGCGTCaataaaattgtgaatatggacattttggaccaaaataagaaataaccTGCAAAATGAAAACGCAAGAATTAACACGAAAAATTCACTGTGTCACAGCATCTAAAATAGTGCAGATGAGGACACAGCCGAATAAGAGAGGAGGCCACCCTTAAAATATTTCTAATAAAGTTTTAACTCCATGGTGATCTCAAAAATTTAAGGGGTTCGCATAAAAAGGGAATGCATCCCATACACCTGCTTTCTCAGGCACGGCCTCGACAAGCTTCATTGCTGGATGCATCTACATATGAGATTTGATGTAGCCGACGCAACATACCTTATAAAATTGGCTAGTTTTTTGTGGTGCTCACTCCACCGAAGAAATAGCAATTCCAACCTCTTTTCCTCAGCTTTAGCAGCAAGACGTGCTCGAAGAGTCTTCACAGTGACAAATAAAGAAAACAGGTGCAAGTTATGTTTCTCATCTAAGAATTTACCACAAAAGTTGATTGCAAGAATTGCTGGAAATGTTAAAACTGAGACACACCAAATCTCTTTTCAGCTTTTCATCACGCTGCTCACGCTCTTGTTGTCTTAACTTCTCACTTTCTTCACGCGCCCTTTGCTCAGCCTGGCATTATTTTGTGTCAAAAGTACCTCGAGTAAGGTTTATGATCATTATACAAACTGTTTCTTCCTCCGTTCTTCAAACTTTATGAAGGGGGGAGGGGGAAAAGTAGTAGGTGTGGATTGTAAGAGAAAGCATGCATTCGTACTAAGTTACTCAGACTCGGCAATTTGGGCGCCgtacccgtgtcgacacgacactgACACGAGTAAGGGTGTGGGATCTGTGTCGGATCCGGTCAGACGAGATCGGGTGTGTTGAccaaaattttggggaaaattttGAGAATTGATTTCCCTAAGTAAAGATTTGAAGAGATGGGAAACGAAATACCTTCAATTCCGCTGCTATGTAGTAATTTATACTAGTCCTTTTGTCTCCTTTGAAGCTTTTTGTCTAGGTCAATCTTCTTGTTCATGCTGCAGGTTTCTGAAATCAAGAGCTTCTGTGTTTTTTTTAGGGCAGAGAAGCTGAAGATGGGTGGTGGACTACTGGACTGAGGCTTATTGGGGAGAACTCGAATGGGTCGTGTTGTACTGGGAAAAAACAGAGACATCGAAAAGGTTTTGTTGGGGAAGAAGATTCAGAGAAGGAAAGAAGAAGACGCGGCTGTGAAGAACAATGGAGAATAAGACTTAAGAGACTAATTAGGAATTGACCATCTTTACGCATATTCTGCCACGTTGGTTTATGAGATAAACATTACATATACTAATGTTCAAGAGTTTTAAGTTTATAAAAATTAGAGTTTTAATTGTACCAAAAATAATTAGAGTTTTAATCAAAGTAAACTAAAGTTTCTTTTGAGGCACGCATTTTTCATTTGAGTAAACTTCATAAATATTACAAATAACTATATGCTCTAAATAAacaaattttattaattaacCTAATTATACTATTTATATGCCTGCCTACAACTTAAAACAGAAGACTCGGTTACTATACTCTACAGAAGTCAAGTTACATGTAAGTTTTCCATATAATCTCTCATGTTTATGCATATCTTTATAGctgtatttttagatttttaatttattttttgtcgAATCCCAGCACTCGTACCCGTACCTAGATCCATATCCTCGAATCCTAAAATTTAGATCATGAAGGATCCGATCTCTGGATCCGTACCCGTGCCGGACACCCGCACCCGAGTCCGAGTAACTTAAATTCGTAGAATAATGGGCGGTAGAAGATTCAGTGTGGATTGAAGAGAAAACATGCACCCGTAAACTCATTTTGAAGTGTCGCTGCAGTCAACGAGTGATGATAAAAACTACATGTCAAAGCAAAATATATGATACACCAGAGCCCCCATCCACACGGACTCATAAGTATCCTAATTAAGATATATTATTTTCAATGAGTACAGTGTCCTACTTAAGATATGTTTAGATGTCTCAAGGAATTTGGGAATTCATAAAGATTTTTAGgttcaaatatttttaaaaaccaAATTCATCAGGATAATCATCGAATGACAAAGTTCAAAGATTACTAAAGTGAGAACGGAGAACCACTATAAAAAGAAGGTTAGAATCAATTTAATCAGAAGGTTAATCCTCGTACATTCGTAGGTAAACTCAATTTTCCCGGCTACTCAATATTCAAATTTGAACTCAAGCCCCCACCAAACTAGTACCAACAAATAATATCTCCACTCAAAAACATACAACTTCATTATCCCAGCCAGTACCTTAATTTTTCACCctccaataaagtatacaacaaCTACTACACCTCAATCTCAAACTCTAGTCAGGGTTGGCCGAAGAATCCTCAATGAACATGTCACTCCATTTAAGCTCATCTCAGGCCAAtattatacaaaaataaaatagaggtaAAATGTACATTCTCAAATAAAGTTATATTATATGTTAGAAAATAAAACATTCAAGTAGAGTCAGTAGAAAGATGATAAAATCAGAGTACTCACCCTTTTCAAAGAATCTGACCTCCGCATGTAAGCCTCGCTCCCTGAAAGCTGCATGTCCTCTTTTCGGAACTTCTGAGAGAATTCCATGCATATACAAATTCGAGAAAAAGGTAGGTAAGCCAAAGTGTCACCACGCTAAACAGAATTAAGATTGTACAGCTCAAGTACTGAGGGTGTTAAATTGAGAATTGTCAAATCCAGGAGATATTATCAACCTGATAAATTTAGAACAAAAGATGCTAAATCATTAATTATTAAGTCCCTTCTCTGTATTGATCTTGAAAAATCTTCACCCTTTCTTTTACTTAAGTAGAAATCGAGTTTGGGTGATGAGTCCCTTCAACTTCGAGTTGGTCTGCAGCTACCAATTCAAGTTTAAGTGATAATATCCGGGAGATTTATAAGTAATAACACCATACCTCTACCTCTTTTCAGTGACTGAgaatagaatttttttttcctgCATGTGGTGcaaagtctgcgtacacattacccttcccagaccccactgaTTACACtgaattttttgttgttgttgttgttgttgttgtatgtagTGTAAGAAACACTTTCTTGTTGTGCAATTATTAACAACTTCCCTGAGGGAAGAATTGCAAAACAACTTTTCCTTTTTAGGTGATTGAGTACTGCTCCAACGTCGCTTCaaccagtgttgtcaaaggcgcgcttTAAGCgagcttaagccctgaagcgaggttcaaaacatgttgagcgcttcgctTCGCTTTGGGGGCGCTTCAGTGtcgcatcaaggctctaaggcatacttttccttgccaatgacCGTAATCCTAAAAAGGCGACACTAAGACTAAgcaattgatatttcattttatcataattctttttcaattttgttgtctGTATAtgtgttattcatgcttataattattggTCTTGGactacatatataaatttttactttttctccggTTGAACCATTTTTCATTAAAGCCCATGCTTTATTTGTGATTTGCGCTAAAGCCCCATCAGACCTTAGAGCTTctttgcgcttttcgcctttgataacactggctTAAACAATATTATGTGGATGACTTATTCTTCAACTTATGAAATTAAGCACAAACAATATCCCCAGGAAATGGCATTTATAGCAGTTCGACTATTAAAGCAACCAAATAGGCACATTAGAACAAGTTGAAGGTTCAAAATACATAACCTTGAAAAAGGAACTTCATACTCACCTCCAAGGTCCCCAGCAGCTGTCCCAACATTCTCTTATTCCTACTAACCAATTTAggatcctcattttttggcaaCACTCTCGGCACAGGTTCCGGTGGAGGAACATCAGAATCCTACACACATTATTTAAAGCGAATGAAATTCAATGTCTTCAATGTCCAGAAACACACCATTGTCTATAAGAAGAAGAATAAAGGACTAACAAAAAGAATACATGGCCCCCAAAAAGGTGTCCATCCATGTTTACCATTTTTGAGGGTCTTTGATTGCCATCCCTCCGAAGCCAATTGGATGGCTTTCTCTCATTCTGTCTGACATGTGCCTCCCGTGAACTTCCCTCCTCGACAGCTGAATCTTCCTTATTTGCATCCGTTGGAGCTCCAGAGACATCGTCAGCAATCTCCCCCTCTTCAATCTGAATTCAAAAATCAATCCAATAAAAACAAAAGATCTTGTTTTTCTAGTTGAAACGAAGCCAATAACAACCACCACAACAACATATCCTTAATCCCACAAAAAATTGCAATTCGGCTATAAATTGTCCATATTTATCCCGCTCATTTCCATTCAACACGGTTTTAAGGCAAATTAGTAATTTTCTTGCGGGGGATTATCCAATATTCAGTGTTCACCTTCACAACAGCTGAAGAAATACGCCTTTTAGGTGCTGGCTGATCCTCTGCATCATTCCTCTCCGCCTAAATAACCAATTAGCCAAAAACACCAAACTCAATAAACGAAAACGATGTAGTTAACAGGAAGCTTCATCAAAAAGGATATGAGGAGAGAACTTACAGGTCTAACAAGGCCACGTTGGCGGCCGCCGTTGGCAACAAAACTCCGAGGACCACCGCCACCGGAGAATCCACCGCGGCGAAGACCTCTTGGATCCTTAAGCCGCTCAGTTATCTAGTCAAGAGATAGTATAGTGGttacaaaaagggaaaaaacctAGAAATCCAGCAAACAGAAAGAGATTGAATACAcacagagaaagaaagagaaagagaggaCCTCGCGTTGTTGACGATTCAGTTCAAAGAGTTCTTTGCGGAGCTCTTCCTCCGTCTTCTCCCCTACGGCGCTCGCCATTTTTTAGGGGTTTCTGCTTCTTCACTATATTTTCTTCTCCCTTAACCAGCCAACGATAGAGCCAGTAGAGGTCCTTAATTAAGTGACTCGTGAACCGCCCCGGTTCGGTTTTGTTAGATTCTTTTTTCCATTCAGGAAAATCATACAGAAGAAAAAAATATGTCAAGATAACCATTTGGCACTCTAAAAAGAACTTTTACATTATTAAACAACTAGCTAAATATGATTAATTACAcgtaattatttattaaaagtaagattattaacataaaaataaaaagtaactTCATACAGCTGATTAAAGTATTATGTATATAAGATATTTTCTATTATCAATGAATATATGTGTATAGGGTAAAATGAGTTCATATTAAATGCTTGTATAATACAGTGACACATGGAACCAAAGACAGATGGAAGTCAAGACTGGGGCAGCAGTCTCGGCTGGCATCGGGAAGCCCCCGAAGGGAACGTTGCTCATGAAGACAGATGAATACCTGTCATCcgatagcattcaatgaagaaaATTCTGCAGTATTAAATATATAATCCATTATAGAGAATATGTCATTCATAGTctgccgttacacattcttcaatggcccaaGAAGGGCTTGATCCTacgaccttgttccctaggtgccaCTACAGATAAGGATTCCAACAACCATTGTAAGGACATGAATTTTTTGACAAATTTACGCTATATAGTGTTTAAAGCTCAATAacactttattttcttgcttcTTAATATTGTTATTAGTGCCTTCGAAAGCTTTGCTCCCGGAGCCAAACTC of the Nicotiana tabacum cultivar K326 chromosome 7, ASM71507v2, whole genome shotgun sequence genome contains:
- the LOC107803145 gene encoding uncharacterized protein LOC107803145 codes for the protein MASAVGEKTEEELRKELFELNRQQREITERLKDPRGLRRGGFSGGGGPRSFVANGGRQRGLVRPAERNDAEDQPAPKRRISSAVVKIEEGEIADDVSGAPTDANKEDSAVEEGSSREAHVRQNERKPSNWLRRDGNQRPSKMDSDVPPPEPVPRVLPKNEDPKLVSRNKRMLGQLLGTLEKFRKEDMQLSGSEAYMRRSDSLKRAEQRAREESEKLRQQEREQRDEKLKRDLTLRARLAAKAEEKRLELLFLRWSEHHKKLANFIRTKAEPPIFYSFAKPLEEDPNLVEQKKDQIFQEWKAARREDLSLYQKQIAEQYVANAEGEWKNILERRANRNPANLQETMDKELESHRLESGPKTRKIPGVSNNEDEDVEDINVAEDDMMDDVLDLDDNNQRSDEIVKVEAGNGSTQIDNNDQPKI